A region of the Sesamum indicum cultivar Zhongzhi No. 13 unplaced genomic scaffold, S_indicum_v1.0 scaffold00148, whole genome shotgun sequence genome:
CATATTTTCTCGGATTTTCTCTTGAAAAGCCCTTATATTGCTTCATGATGGTCTGCTTGTAttaatttgagtttttcaTTTGGTTAGCATTCCAACTTTCTAAACATTTATCTGTTATTGGAGCATTAGACTTTCAGTTGCCTTATTTTCTTAAcagataaaagtaaaaattagtGTTTCAGCATGTACAAGAGATAGCAAGATAAAACTGAATAAAATGACGATAGCAATGATGATTAAAACTATACAATAAGTCAAAAAGGACAAGTATATGTGTGCCCGTATACAGTTACTGCAATCTTATCATCTGCTAAGATACGGTGCATTTTCTATACAATATAGGAATCTTGTCAAAATTTGTCCAGTTAGTTGTTATGAGATCTTTCTCTATTGCCATTATTGGAGAATTAGTTTGTCTGTCCAATGTTGCGGTTGTGCTACTGATACAATATTTTCCTAATAATTCATCGCGAGTGCTTGTTTGATTTGTTGTTTGTTGTCCTAAACAACTTCACGAGTACATTTTATCTGCAGGATGGAGAAGCGTATGCTCACTTGCTCAATGCTCTTGCCCCAGAACATGGCACAACTACGACACTGGAAACGAAAGATCCTACTGAAAGGGCAAATTTGATTCTTCAGCAAGCGGATAAGCTGGAATGTCAAAGATATGTTACTCCACAAGACATTGTTGAGGGCTCACCAAACTTAAATCTTGCATTTGTTGCTCAAATATTCCAACACAGGTTAGACCAGATGCCAAGTTTTAGTGATTTGGTGCAAAGGATGGATGCTTTTATCTCCTTTTAAGTCatattaagtaatatagaTTGTGGCTCAATGTTAGACTTCTGGAGCATTCTCTTTCTTAAAAATCTAATTGAAGAGAGAAATGGAACAACGAACGACAATATAACAGAACACAAATAAACAGTTAGTTTTCACTTGTTTGACgtgtataaatatgtaattgtGTGATCGATGCACAATGCTACAACTTGTTTATTTCTCATTGCTGGGACTTTACTAGCTTGTATGAGAAAGTAGAAGTTAACTTTATGTGAACCCTTGCTTCTTATAAAGAGGGAAGTGTTAATCAGAAGCTAACTTATCATGCTTGTTTCAATTCTAACATTCATTTCATAAACGATTCAACGAATATCAATTTGTTTTAGCAATAAGAAGAGaatggaattttatttttgaatgtaTATCAAAAAAGTATAGGATGTATTTCAGTTAAACTTAGAGCAAATCAGAAGTTGTCTGCATTTGAAAAAGGTGAAGCAATATTGTGCCTGGAAGGACAAAAACTTCTCCTGGAGATTATAGAAAGTTTTCAGTCACATATGAGTATAGACGATACTATCGTATTGTGGTAAAGACTAACGCAGGAGATTTGGATGGTCTCTCCATGCATATCTTGGGATTTTCTGTATGATGAAggaaagaggagaaaaaagtGATGATCTACGGATGCCACAATGGatgaaaggaaaatttgaTGTGATACGTATAGCATCTCTGGCATAATAGTACATTAAACCAAAACtaattgtatgtatatatatatttgtgacaTAAAGTGCATGGTATTAAATGGAAATGCAGGACAGATAGCCATTGCTCCATAAATGCATGGTGAGTTCTCCAATAAAAAGAACGACATCGCTGTAGATGGCTGTTGACAAACCTCTACATAATTCTCTGCCAATGGAGTATGCTTGATTCATAACCTCATTTAGTCGTACGTAGACTCAAAATGCCACTCATTGGCTGAATTGAGTTGTTTCCGGAGAGCTCAGACTCGGGAAGTTTCTGAAAGTAGTTTAAATTTCTAAACAGAAGTAGCTTTGATTGTTTGAACTGTGTTAATACAGTGGAACTTCTTTATAGAGTGGAGTGTTGGAGGTATTACAGTTTTGGTCTCTCAAATTTGAAGCTTAGTCTGTTTTGTGTTGCTTTCTTTTCCAGTGATGCTTCTTAATATGATTACAAATCACCTTTTATTCAGAAATGGACTGACTACGGACAACACAAAGAGTTCGTTTGCTGAGATGATGACAGATGATGTTGAAACTTCACGGGAAGAGAGATGCTTCCGGCTGTGGATTAACAGCCTTGGAGTTGACTCTTATGTGAACAATTTATTCGAGGATGTGAGGACAGGGTGAGGATTCCATTTCTTCGTTTATGATATCGAGTTGTGAAATTTTCCACTGATTTTTATACATACTGCACGCATGCAGATGGGTTCTTCTGGAAGTGCTGGATAAAATTTCTCCTGGATCTGTAAATTGGAAATTGGCTACAAAACCTCCAATTCAGATGCCTTTTAGGAAAGTTGAGAATTGCAACCAAGTGATAAGTCTTGGGAAGGAACTCAACTTCTCCCTTGTGAATGTAGCTGGTAATGATATTGTGCAGGGAAACAAGAAGCTAATATTAGGTAAAATTCTCCAACTTGGaagattttgttgttttctccAAACCTCTGTATGAAACTTTCCAGGAACCATTTCTCAGGTTCATTCTTGCCTCTTAATTTTGTCTATTATTCAACTTCActggttttctttttcttcttttgttttgcagcCTTCCTATGGCAGTTAATGAGATTTTCTATGCTCCAACTGTTGAAGAACTTGAGATTTCATTCACAAGGGAAGGAGATAACTGATGCTGACATACTAAATTGGGCAAACAACAAAGTTAAGAAATCTGGTAGAAGTTCCCAAATGGAGAGCTTCAAAGTAATGCCCGAAACCTTATCATTCAGTTTGTTCGTTTTATGTGTCTGTAAATGATGTTTCTGGTATTGTAGGACAAAAGCCTTTCAAATGGGACTTTCTTTCTTGAGCTACTAAGTGCTGTAGAGCCGCGGGTAGTTAACTGGAGTCTCGTCACAAAAGGCGAAACTGGTACGCAACTTCTTCTTCATGTTTGCCCAATCGAAGGATTTAATTCTTGATGTTTGCTTGCGTTTATCATGTTGGTGAATATTCAACATCTTTTTCTATTTGGATGCAGATGAGGATATGAAGTCAAATGCAACATATATAATCAGTGTTGCCAGAAAGCTTGGATGTGCCATATTTTTATTGCCTGAGGATATCATGGAGGTACATGTAGCAGTAGGATTGATGAGATGATTCAAAACATGCAACAGCTTAAAGTCCTGATGGTTTGCTGGTTGAAACCATCCTACTATGTGTTATCCATTTCAGTAACTTGGCAAGATTGAGAAATTTGTCATGCATTAACTATGTCTTTGGAAGTTTGTATATGTGATACATGCATTATATACATCGTCCCTTCACCTTTCTAAATATGTGTTTGAATTGGTGGTGATAGGTGAACCAGAAAATGATCTTAACTCTGACAGCAAGCATCATGTACTGGAGCCTGCAACGAAAGGGTTGCTACTCCGAGCCCACGTCCCCTGTAGCACCCACAGACGGTGACGCTGAATCAGCTGATCTATCTAATTTGTCTATTGAGGAAGCTTCATAATCTACATTACCTACCTAATTTCGTCATTGTCGTTTTGAATGCTACACACCGTTGCTGGATGATTTTCtgttaattatcttttttcttcaggATTCTTTTACTCTTTTTACTACCTTTTCAACATTCTTAATCTTGTCCAACAGAATGACAGGACATTG
Encoded here:
- the LOC105179358 gene encoding fimbrin-5, whose amino-acid sequence is MSGFVGILVSDPWLQSQFTQVELRGLQSKYSSAKDASGKVTLAALPPVMVKLKAIHEILSQDEIKDILSEESSDVDQEIDFESFLRAYLNLQARATAKGSGSKKSTTSFRSTSFLKATTTTLRHTISESEKSSYVTHINNFLKDDPFLSKYLPIDPSTNALFDLAKDGVLLCKLINVAVPGTIDERAINTKQVLNPWERNENHTLCLNSAKAIGCTVVNIGTQDLVEARPHLVVGLISQIIKIQLLADINLKKTPELVELVEDSKDVEELISLAPEKVLLKWMNFHLKKAGYKKTVTNFSSDLKDGEAYAHLLNALAPEHGTTTTLETKDPTERANLILQQADKLECQRYVTPQDIVEGSPNLNLAFVAQIFQHRNGLTTDNTKSSFAEMMTDDVETSREERCFRLWINSLGVDSYVNNLFEDVRTGWVLLEVLDKISPGSVNWKLATKPPIQMPFRKVENCNQVISLGKELNFSLVNVAGNDIVQGNKKLILAFLWQLMRFSMLQLLKNLRFHSQGKEITDADILNWANNKVKKSGRSSQMESFKDKSLSNGTFFLELLSAVEPRVVNWSLVTKGETDEDMKSNATYIISVARKLGCAIFLLPEDIMEVNQKMILTLTASIMYWSLQRKGCYSEPTSPVAPTDGDAESADLSNLSIEEAS